One genomic window of Acidovorax radicis includes the following:
- a CDS encoding EAL domain-containing protein gives MRIESLSTWLLRGTYPRLYIPIVLIVVMVLGVRYHYLLGSETEEAHQHAVAQLRRASDYLLPRLARVQASDSATMQSLLNEGIRHLGPGIDTLQWEPRERDAITAHAAPAIAHAPPWFIGVLDMPVPVQQSGQIQADGTAARLTVTLQTAPLVDRVWHNILVQARISALNVFTVFLLLTLLLRANARMLRRLARATDAFRHGHLDARMEVAGTLESRAIAATFNDMAGKVQSLVLSLRETQHQQSEQLHFTRQLIDALPLPVFVRNTDGAHLDANRAWKKLFHATAEPARPHAHQAATPWPAELAPARSAQLAAAPSNEIRIHPPRQSPRDMAYYEASFTTTSGALAGTIGALVDVTERKRAQEALQAEKERAEVTLACIGDGVITTDLADHIQTLNEAAQLMTGFTPEQATGCPLGEVFRLYQQPGSPADTTATTLSDNPPGALSQPTQEVLIHRSGERYAIEYTAAPIREGNGLVVGRVLVFRDVTETRNLRHQISWHARHDALTGLYNRAALAERLTHATFVARNTQQLLAVCMLDLDHFQTINDTHGTRFGDRLLKEVARRLESFITPRDAVARMGGDEFVLLLGEQPDVPAIEARLAVLRQQLNAPYAIADRKVNATVSIGVALFPLDNTNPDTLLRHADQAMCQAKSFGRNQLHVFDVQHDHAVQTQHSRQTRVVQALRGGELVLYYQPKVNLRTGEVLGMEALLRWQHPEQGLLGPQHVLPMVDDIELMVELGEWVLQTALTQMRQWTDAGMLWEVSVNIAAPHFHQPQFVQRLQDILHTCPEVSPSRLELEILESAALEDMQYMRSMMQSCQALGVRFALDDFGTGYSSLSYLKRLPAETIKIDQSFVRGILDDEDDLTLVSAIVALAAAFQRHVVAEGVETDEHCAKLLMLGCERAQGFGIARPMPAHDVSAWARDYATRHAAFPPGKPTPGGAPHAALKNAPLRPALV, from the coding sequence ATGCGTATCGAAAGTCTCAGCACGTGGCTCCTGCGAGGCACCTACCCCCGGCTGTACATACCCATTGTGCTGATCGTCGTGATGGTCCTGGGGGTGCGCTACCACTATCTCCTGGGGTCGGAAACCGAAGAAGCCCATCAACACGCGGTGGCACAGTTGCGGCGCGCCAGCGACTATCTGCTGCCGCGCCTGGCACGGGTACAGGCGTCGGACAGCGCAACCATGCAGAGCCTGCTGAACGAGGGCATCCGCCACCTGGGGCCAGGCATAGACACGCTGCAGTGGGAGCCACGCGAACGGGACGCCATCACAGCGCACGCAGCCCCCGCCATTGCCCATGCGCCGCCATGGTTTATCGGCGTGCTCGACATGCCTGTTCCAGTGCAGCAATCGGGCCAGATACAGGCCGATGGCACCGCCGCACGCCTGACCGTGACGCTGCAAACCGCCCCGTTGGTGGATCGGGTCTGGCACAACATACTCGTTCAGGCACGCATCTCGGCGCTCAACGTATTCACCGTCTTTTTGCTGCTCACGCTGCTGCTGCGCGCCAACGCCCGCATGCTGCGCCGCCTGGCACGCGCCACGGATGCCTTTCGCCACGGCCACCTGGACGCACGCATGGAAGTGGCCGGGACGCTGGAATCGCGGGCCATCGCCGCCACGTTCAACGACATGGCGGGCAAAGTCCAATCGCTCGTGCTTTCACTGCGCGAAACCCAGCACCAACAAAGCGAGCAGCTGCATTTCACGCGCCAACTGATCGACGCCCTGCCCTTGCCCGTTTTTGTGCGCAACACCGACGGCGCACACCTGGATGCCAACCGCGCCTGGAAGAAGCTTTTTCATGCGACGGCCGAGCCCGCACGCCCCCACGCACACCAAGCAGCCACCCCGTGGCCTGCAGAACTGGCACCCGCACGCTCGGCGCAGTTGGCTGCGGCACCCAGCAACGAAATCCGTATCCATCCCCCCCGCCAATCGCCCCGAGACATGGCGTATTACGAAGCGTCGTTCACCACCACCAGCGGGGCATTGGCGGGCACGATCGGTGCGCTGGTCGATGTGACGGAGCGCAAGCGCGCCCAAGAGGCCCTGCAAGCCGAAAAGGAACGCGCCGAAGTCACCCTTGCGTGCATTGGCGACGGTGTCATCACCACCGACCTTGCCGACCACATTCAAACCCTCAACGAAGCTGCCCAGCTGATGACGGGCTTCACGCCCGAGCAAGCCACCGGTTGCCCGCTGGGTGAGGTGTTTCGCCTCTACCAGCAACCCGGTAGCCCCGCCGACACAACGGCCACCACCCTCAGCGACAACCCGCCGGGTGCGCTGAGCCAGCCCACACAAGAGGTGCTGATCCACCGCTCAGGCGAGCGCTATGCCATCGAATACACCGCGGCGCCGATTCGCGAGGGCAATGGCCTGGTGGTAGGCCGTGTGCTTGTCTTCCGCGATGTGACCGAAACCCGCAACCTGCGCCACCAGATCTCGTGGCACGCCCGACACGACGCACTGACAGGCCTTTACAACCGCGCCGCTCTGGCCGAACGCCTCACACACGCCACCTTTGTGGCACGCAACACGCAGCAGCTGCTGGCGGTGTGCATGCTCGACCTGGACCACTTTCAAACCATCAACGACACGCACGGCACCCGGTTTGGTGACCGTCTGCTCAAGGAGGTCGCTCGCCGCCTGGAGTCGTTCATCACACCGCGCGACGCGGTGGCACGCATGGGTGGCGATGAGTTTGTGCTGCTGCTGGGCGAACAGCCCGATGTGCCCGCCATCGAGGCCCGGCTCGCGGTGCTCAGGCAGCAGTTGAACGCGCCCTACGCCATTGCCGACCGAAAGGTGAATGCCACCGTCAGCATCGGTGTGGCCCTGTTCCCCCTCGACAATACCAACCCCGACACCCTGCTGCGGCATGCCGACCAGGCCATGTGCCAGGCCAAGAGTTTTGGCCGCAACCAGCTGCACGTGTTTGACGTGCAACACGACCATGCCGTGCAGACCCAGCACTCGCGCCAGACCCGCGTGGTCCAGGCACTGCGCGGCGGAGAGCTGGTCTTGTACTACCAGCCCAAGGTCAACCTGCGCACCGGCGAGGTGCTGGGCATGGAAGCGCTGCTGCGCTGGCAGCACCCCGAGCAGGGGTTGCTGGGCCCACAGCATGTGCTGCCGATGGTGGATGACATCGAGCTGATGGTCGAACTCGGCGAATGGGTGCTGCAAACGGCGCTGACACAGATGAGGCAATGGACCGATGCCGGCATGTTGTGGGAGGTCAGCGTGAACATCGCCGCACCGCACTTCCATCAACCCCAGTTCGTGCAGCGGCTCCAGGACATTCTGCACACCTGCCCCGAAGTGTCCCCCTCGCGGCTGGAGCTGGAAATCCTCGAATCCGCCGCGCTGGAGGACATGCAGTACATGCGCAGCATGATGCAAAGCTGCCAGGCCCTGGGGGTGCGTTTTGCGCTGGATGACTTTGGCACCGGCTACTCGTCGCTGTCCTACCTCAAGCGCCTGCCCGCCGAAACCATCAAGATCGACCAGTCTTTTGTGCGCGGCATTCTGGATGACGAGGACGACCTCACGCTGGTCAGCGCCATCGTGGCGCTGGCAGCGGCGTTTCAGCGGCATGTGGTGGCCGAAGGTGTGGAAACCGACGAACACTGCGCCAAGCTGCTGATGCTGGGCTGTGAACGGGCCCAGGGCTTTGGTATTGCACGCCCCATGCCTGCGCACGACGTAAGCGCATGGGCGCGGGACTACGCCACCCGCCACGCGGCCTTTCCACCCGGCAAACCGACACCGGGCGGAGCACCCCACGCAGCCCTGAAAAACGCGCCCTTACGCCCTGCCCTGGTGTGA
- a CDS encoding Tex family protein: MQQIIRQLAAEIRVSEQQVRAAVELLDSGATVPFIARYRKEVTNGLDDIQLRELEARLGYLRELDDRRAAVLKSIDEQGKLTDALRAAIAAAPTKQELEDIYLPFKQKRRTKGQIAREFGIEPLADKLFADPTLDPAVEAAAFTRPPEVLDDGKPGADFSTVPAVLDGVRDILSERWAEDPALVQSLREWLWAEGLLRSKKVEGKNENDPEVSKFRDYFEYDEPIGRVPSHRALAVFRGRGLEILEAKLVLPVEPEPGKPSLAEGKIALHLGWSHAGRKADDLIRKCVAWTWRVKLSLSTERDLFARLRDDAEKVAIKVFADNLRDLLLAAPAGPRVVMGLDPGIRTGVKVAVVDDTGKLVETATVYPHEPRRDWEGALHTLAKLAEKHGVNLIAIGNGTASRETDKLAADLVKLAAKADRAIEKVVVSEAGASVYSASEYASQEMPDVDVSLRGAASIARRLQDPLAELVKIDPKSIGVGQYQHDVNQSELARTLGTVVEDCVNSVGVDLNTASVPLLSRVSGLSGSVAKAVVRWREANGAFKSRKQLMEVAGLGAKTFEQSAGFLRIRGGENPLDMTGVHPETYPVVEQIMEKTGKPVAEIMGRSDMLKTLKPELFANEKFGVITVKDILAELEKPGRDPRPDFKVARFNDGVEDIKDLKEGMILEGTVSNVAQFGAFIDLGVHQDGLVHVSQLAHKFVNDAREVVKTGDIVKVKVMEVDVERKRIGLSMKLGDAPPRQGGDRGAPRDNRFEGAGRGYAQPQRRAPESTQQSAMASAFAKLQQVKGR, encoded by the coding sequence ATGCAGCAGATCATTCGGCAACTGGCCGCAGAAATCAGGGTCAGTGAACAACAGGTACGCGCAGCGGTAGAGCTGCTCGACAGCGGGGCCACCGTGCCGTTTATTGCCCGATACCGCAAGGAAGTAACCAACGGGCTCGACGACATTCAGCTTCGTGAACTGGAGGCCCGCCTGGGCTACCTGCGCGAGCTGGACGACCGCCGCGCTGCGGTCCTTAAAAGCATTGACGAGCAAGGCAAACTCACCGATGCACTGCGCGCAGCGATCGCCGCCGCACCGACCAAGCAGGAGCTGGAGGACATCTACCTGCCGTTCAAACAAAAGCGCCGCACCAAAGGCCAGATCGCCAGGGAGTTTGGCATCGAGCCACTCGCTGACAAGCTTTTTGCCGACCCCACGCTGGACCCGGCCGTTGAAGCAGCGGCATTCACGAGGCCGCCCGAGGTACTGGACGACGGCAAGCCCGGTGCGGACTTCTCCACCGTGCCTGCTGTTCTTGATGGTGTGCGCGACATTCTTTCTGAGCGTTGGGCCGAGGACCCCGCCCTGGTGCAGAGCCTGCGCGAATGGCTCTGGGCCGAGGGCCTGCTGCGCAGCAAGAAGGTGGAGGGCAAGAACGAGAACGATCCCGAGGTCTCCAAGTTCCGCGACTACTTTGAATACGACGAGCCGATTGGCCGCGTGCCCTCGCACCGCGCGCTGGCGGTGTTCCGGGGCCGGGGCCTCGAAATTCTCGAAGCCAAGCTGGTGTTGCCTGTTGAGCCGGAGCCAGGCAAGCCGAGCCTGGCCGAAGGCAAGATCGCCCTGCACCTGGGCTGGAGCCATGCGGGCCGCAAGGCCGACGACCTGATCCGCAAGTGCGTGGCCTGGACCTGGCGCGTGAAACTGAGCCTCTCTACCGAGCGCGACCTGTTTGCCCGCCTGCGCGACGACGCTGAAAAAGTCGCCATCAAGGTGTTTGCCGACAACCTGCGTGACCTGCTGCTGGCCGCGCCTGCGGGCCCGCGCGTGGTGATGGGGCTGGACCCCGGCATTCGCACCGGCGTGAAGGTGGCTGTGGTGGACGACACCGGCAAGCTGGTGGAGACGGCCACGGTGTACCCCCACGAGCCGCGCCGCGACTGGGAAGGGGCGTTGCACACCCTGGCCAAGCTGGCCGAGAAGCACGGCGTGAACCTGATTGCCATCGGCAACGGCACGGCCAGCCGTGAAACCGACAAGCTGGCCGCCGACCTCGTCAAGCTGGCTGCCAAGGCAGACCGCGCCATCGAGAAAGTGGTGGTGAGCGAGGCGGGCGCGTCGGTTTACTCCGCCAGCGAATACGCCAGCCAGGAAATGCCTGATGTAGACGTGAGCCTGCGCGGCGCCGCCTCCATCGCCCGCCGCCTGCAAGACCCGCTGGCCGAACTGGTGAAGATCGACCCCAAGAGCATTGGCGTGGGCCAGTACCAGCACGACGTGAACCAGAGCGAGTTGGCGCGCACGCTGGGCACGGTGGTGGAAGACTGCGTGAACTCGGTGGGTGTGGACCTGAACACGGCCAGCGTGCCGCTGCTCTCCCGCGTGTCGGGCCTGTCGGGCAGCGTGGCCAAGGCGGTGGTGCGCTGGCGCGAGGCCAATGGCGCGTTCAAGAGCCGCAAGCAGTTGATGGAAGTGGCCGGCCTGGGCGCCAAGACCTTCGAGCAGAGCGCGGGCTTCTTGCGCATCCGGGGTGGCGAGAACCCTCTGGACATGACCGGCGTGCACCCTGAGACGTATCCCGTGGTCGAGCAGATCATGGAAAAGACGGGCAAGCCGGTGGCCGAGATCATGGGTCGCTCTGACATGCTCAAGACCCTCAAGCCTGAGCTGTTCGCCAATGAGAAGTTTGGTGTCATCACCGTCAAGGACATCCTGGCCGAGCTGGAGAAGCCCGGCCGCGACCCGCGCCCGGACTTCAAGGTGGCGCGCTTCAACGACGGCGTGGAAGACATCAAGGATTTGAAGGAAGGCATGATCCTGGAGGGCACGGTGAGCAATGTGGCCCAGTTTGGCGCCTTCATCGACCTGGGGGTGCACCAGGACGGCCTGGTGCACGTGAGCCAGCTGGCGCACAAGTTCGTGAACGACGCCCGCGAAGTGGTCAAGACCGGCGACATCGTCAAGGTCAAGGTCATGGAGGTGGACGTGGAGCGCAAGCGCATCGGCCTGTCGATGAAGCTGGGCGATGCACCACCACGCCAGGGCGGCGACCGGGGTGCACCCCGCGATAACCGGTTTGAGGGTGCAGGCCGGGGGTATGCGCAACCGCAGCGCCGCGCGCCCGAGTCCACGCAGCAGTCGGCCATGGCATCGGCATTTGCAAAGCTGCAACAAGTCAAAGGCAGGTAG
- a CDS encoding HDOD domain-containing protein yields MELNALLAQPVALPSFPRAVALLMSELAHGEPSLRRLNQLFGTDPALAARLLELANSAAFQLPRQISGIPEALALLGIAQLRALVTTAPLGTTSRSVPGVNMQQFWRCSLNTAKLARSLAGIVHQNQIAAYTAGLLHAVGELVIHLADPEKAQAVNTLVAPFDLRRDRIEQRIFGYSYGHVTAGCARRWQLPGVVIDALQYQSAPFDGDAYEPLAGVIHLAAWRARAREAELTDKELAVSFPGEVGLTLGLDIDMVLQQDPIDWTAKPEAADYIV; encoded by the coding sequence ATGGAGTTGAACGCACTGCTGGCCCAACCTGTGGCGCTGCCCAGCTTTCCGCGCGCGGTGGCGTTGCTGATGAGTGAGCTGGCGCACGGCGAGCCCAGCCTGCGGCGTTTGAATCAGCTCTTTGGCACCGACCCCGCGCTGGCGGCCCGGTTGCTGGAACTGGCCAACTCTGCGGCCTTTCAACTGCCGCGCCAGATTTCGGGCATCCCGGAGGCGCTGGCGCTGCTGGGCATTGCGCAGTTGCGCGCTTTGGTCACCACGGCACCGTTGGGCACCACATCGCGGTCAGTGCCCGGCGTGAACATGCAACAGTTCTGGCGTTGCAGCCTGAACACGGCCAAGCTGGCCCGCTCGCTGGCGGGCATCGTTCACCAAAACCAGATTGCTGCCTACACGGCAGGCCTTTTGCACGCGGTGGGCGAGCTCGTCATCCACCTTGCAGACCCTGAGAAGGCGCAAGCGGTCAACACGCTGGTGGCGCCGTTTGATCTGCGCCGCGACCGGATCGAGCAACGCATCTTTGGCTACAGCTATGGCCATGTGACCGCCGGGTGCGCCCGCCGCTGGCAGTTGCCCGGGGTGGTGATCGACGCGCTGCAATACCAAAGCGCTCCGTTCGATGGCGATGCCTATGAGCCCCTGGCGGGGGTCATTCATCTGGCGGCGTGGCGCGCCCGCGCCCGTGAAGCCGAGCTCACGGACAAAGAGCTGGCCGTGTCTTTCCCTGGAGAGGTGGGCTTGACCCTGGGACTGGACATCGACATGGTGCTGCAGCAAGACCCCATTGATTGGACCGCCAAGCCCGAGGCGGCCGACTACATCGTGTAG
- a CDS encoding alpha/beta hydrolase produces the protein MRSVLERMARAGHAPLHTRTPQDARVAYQAGADVLEVPKATLARVEDFQIPARDDHALPARLYAPTTDAGLPLLLYTHGGGFTIGSIATHDILCRELARLSGCMVVSLDYRLAPEHRFPTASDDAWDALQWLAAHAKSLGADPERLAVGGDSAGGTLAAANAILARDAGLRLALQLLIYPGCAAHQDTPSHATFARGLVLEEPAISWFFGNYVNTREEREDWRFAPLLAPDVEGVAPAWIGLAECDPLVDEGIEYADKLRLAGVPVDLDIYRGVTHEFIKMGRAIPEARKAHADAARALRLAFHLE, from the coding sequence ATGCGCAGCGTGCTGGAACGCATGGCCCGCGCAGGGCATGCCCCTTTGCATACCCGCACCCCCCAGGACGCCCGCGTCGCCTACCAGGCGGGTGCGGACGTGCTGGAAGTACCCAAGGCCACCCTTGCGCGCGTGGAGGATTTTCAGATCCCGGCCCGCGATGATCACGCGCTGCCCGCGCGGCTGTACGCACCGACCACGGACGCCGGGTTGCCGCTATTGCTGTACACGCATGGCGGGGGCTTCACCATCGGCAGCATTGCCACGCACGACATCCTGTGCCGCGAGCTGGCGCGCCTGTCGGGCTGCATGGTCGTGTCGCTGGACTACCGGCTGGCGCCGGAGCACCGCTTCCCCACGGCCAGCGACGATGCCTGGGATGCCTTGCAATGGCTTGCGGCCCATGCCAAGAGTCTGGGCGCAGACCCCGAGCGCTTGGCCGTGGGCGGCGACAGCGCGGGCGGTACGCTGGCTGCGGCCAACGCCATCCTCGCGCGCGATGCGGGCCTGCGGCTGGCACTGCAGCTGCTGATCTACCCCGGCTGCGCTGCGCACCAGGACACGCCGTCCCATGCCACTTTTGCGCGCGGCCTGGTGCTGGAGGAGCCCGCCATCAGCTGGTTTTTCGGCAACTACGTCAACACCCGTGAAGAGCGCGAAGACTGGCGTTTTGCCCCCTTGCTTGCCCCCGATGTGGAAGGCGTGGCACCCGCCTGGATCGGCCTGGCCGAATGCGACCCGCTGGTGGACGAAGGCATCGAATACGCTGACAAGCTACGCCTGGCTGGTGTGCCGGTGGACCTCGACATCTACCGGGGCGTGACCCACGAATTCATCAAGATGGGCCGCGCCATCCCTGAAGCGCGCAAGGCCCATGCCGACGCGGCCCGCGCGCTGCGTCTGGCTTTTCACCTGGAGTAA
- a CDS encoding phospholipase, which produces MKALRIHAGPGALRHLQKHGLQPAHVGVIPAAAGGPKGLVLGPLDRFIFGEWLAQSCQPVDLVGASIGAWRMATACLQDAQGAFERLEHDYVHQHYELPPGKRRPTATHVSERFGQNLQAFYAGRVHEVLNHPRYRLHIVTSRGRGLLRREHGVATPLGYLAAFLSNAVHRKALGAWLERVVFSSPVPGHDPMAAAAGGAGNGAVSQVLPRLPFGIVDYPTRQVGLSVENFLPALQASCSIPFVLQAVHDIPGAPRGAYWDGGITDYHLHLAYGQQLVPGNASDLIAASAYPSRAGGQKDLKIGGADSFSAERGIVLYPHFQHQVVPGWLDKGLAWRHHATPALDRVVVLSPHPDWVRTLPNAKLPDRRDFTHYGTDSGARAKAWLGAIRASQQLADEWAQWLARPDMAQVLAL; this is translated from the coding sequence ATGAAAGCCCTGCGTATCCATGCCGGTCCCGGCGCCCTTCGTCACCTTCAAAAACATGGGCTGCAGCCCGCCCATGTGGGGGTGATCCCTGCCGCAGCGGGTGGGCCCAAGGGGCTGGTTCTGGGGCCGCTGGATCGGTTCATCTTTGGTGAGTGGCTGGCGCAATCGTGCCAGCCGGTGGATTTGGTGGGTGCATCCATTGGCGCGTGGCGCATGGCCACGGCGTGCCTGCAAGACGCCCAGGGAGCGTTTGAGCGCCTGGAGCACGACTACGTTCACCAGCACTATGAATTGCCCCCAGGCAAAAGGCGCCCCACGGCCACGCATGTGAGCGAGCGGTTCGGGCAGAACTTGCAGGCGTTTTACGCAGGCCGGGTGCATGAAGTGCTCAACCACCCGCGCTACCGCTTGCATATCGTGACGTCACGCGGCCGCGGACTGTTGCGCCGCGAGCATGGTGTGGCCACGCCACTGGGTTATCTGGCGGCTTTTTTGTCGAATGCCGTGCACCGCAAGGCCCTGGGCGCGTGGCTGGAGCGCGTGGTGTTTTCATCACCCGTTCCTGGGCACGATCCCATGGCGGCGGCGGCGGGTGGTGCGGGCAACGGCGCCGTGTCGCAGGTGTTGCCACGGCTTCCGTTTGGCATCGTCGACTACCCCACGCGCCAGGTGGGGCTCAGTGTGGAAAACTTTTTGCCGGCGCTGCAGGCCAGTTGCTCCATACCCTTTGTATTGCAGGCCGTGCACGACATCCCCGGTGCGCCGCGCGGCGCGTATTGGGACGGTGGCATCACGGACTACCACCTGCATCTGGCGTACGGGCAGCAGTTAGTGCCCGGGAATGCTTCTGATTTGATAGCTGCTAGCGCTTATCCATCAAGAGCTGGAGGCCAAAAAGACTTGAAAATTGGTGGCGCTGACAGCTTCAGCGCTGAGCGTGGCATCGTGTTGTATCCCCACTTTCAGCACCAGGTGGTCCCTGGCTGGCTCGACAAGGGGCTGGCGTGGCGCCACCATGCCACGCCCGCACTCGACCGTGTGGTGGTGCTCTCTCCCCACCCCGACTGGGTTCGTACCCTGCCTAACGCCAAGCTGCCAGACCGCAGGGATTTCACCCATTACGGCACCGACAGCGGCGCGCGCGCCAAGGCGTGGCTGGGCGCAATACGCGCCAGTCAGCAGCTGGCGGATGAATGGGCTCAATGGCTGGCACGCCCGGACATGGCGCAGGTCCTGGCGTTGTAG
- a CDS encoding iron-containing alcohol dehydrogenase, with protein MALIYYVTQIQFEFGAVQLLRQECERVGITRPLIVTDPGVKAAGVLQKALDALPGMTVAVFDQTPSNPTEAAVRAAVEMYKAQGCDGLIAVGGGSAIDCAKGIAIAATHEGPLTHYATIEGGSPRITDRAAPLIAVPTTSGTGSEVARGAIIIVHDHRKLGFHSWNLVPKAAICDPELTLGLPPMLTAATGMDAIAHCMETFMSAAFNPPADGIALDGLTRGWANIEQATRNGSDRDARLHMMSASMQGAMAFQKGLGAVHSLSHSLGGVNPRLHHGTLNAMFLPAVVRFNAQAESVQKERRLERMVHAMGLQSASDIPEAIRDMNARLGLPTGLAAMGVTEAMFDDIIKGALADHCHKTNPRIATPEEYRSMLAQSL; from the coding sequence ATGGCCCTCATTTACTACGTCACCCAGATCCAGTTCGAATTCGGCGCCGTCCAACTGCTCCGGCAGGAATGCGAGCGCGTAGGCATCACGCGCCCGCTGATCGTGACGGACCCCGGTGTGAAGGCTGCGGGCGTGCTGCAAAAGGCGCTGGATGCCCTGCCCGGCATGACCGTCGCCGTGTTTGACCAGACGCCATCGAACCCCACCGAGGCCGCCGTGCGCGCCGCCGTGGAGATGTACAAGGCCCAGGGCTGCGACGGCCTGATCGCCGTGGGCGGTGGCTCGGCCATCGACTGCGCCAAGGGCATTGCCATTGCCGCCACACACGAGGGGCCACTCACCCACTACGCCACCATTGAAGGCGGCTCGCCCCGCATCACCGACCGCGCGGCGCCACTGATCGCCGTGCCCACCACCAGCGGCACGGGCAGCGAGGTGGCGCGCGGCGCCATCATCATCGTTCATGATCATCGCAAGCTCGGCTTTCACTCGTGGAACCTGGTGCCCAAGGCCGCCATCTGCGACCCCGAACTCACGCTGGGCCTGCCCCCCATGCTGACCGCCGCCACGGGCATGGATGCGATTGCGCACTGCATGGAGACCTTCATGTCGGCTGCGTTCAACCCCCCGGCCGATGGCATTGCGCTCGATGGCCTCACGCGCGGCTGGGCAAACATCGAGCAGGCCACGCGCAACGGCAGCGACCGCGACGCTCGCCTGCACATGATGAGCGCCAGCATGCAGGGGGCCATGGCGTTCCAGAAGGGCCTGGGCGCCGTGCATTCGCTCAGCCACAGCCTGGGCGGCGTGAACCCCCGCCTGCACCACGGCACGCTCAACGCCATGTTCCTGCCCGCCGTGGTCCGCTTCAATGCGCAGGCTGAATCGGTGCAAAAGGAAAGGCGCCTGGAGCGCATGGTCCATGCCATGGGCCTGCAAAGCGCGAGCGATATCCCCGAAGCCATCCGCGACATGAATGCCCGACTGGGACTGCCCACAGGCCTCGCCGCCATGGGCGTGACCGAAGCGATGTTCGACGACATCATCAAGGGCGCCCTGGCCGACCACTGCCACAAGACCAACCCGCGCATCGCCACGCCAGAGGAATACCGCAGCATGCTGGCCCAGTCGCTCTGA
- a CDS encoding 2-keto-4-pentenoate hydratase produces MTTKQTLIAALLASAFVAFATSAQAECLTDAQAADMVAHYLAKTPAANPENLSDADGACTRAKVNVLLAQRLGKVIGYKAGLTNPAVQKRFNTDKPVWGKLYEGMVLQSGATVDAAFGARPLYEADMLVRVSSAAINHAKTPMEVLESVDQIIPFVELPDLMVQAPPKLNGAGVTAINVGARLGVAAAPMAVPAYRAERYALLQALADMNVALTDGSGVRLGGGKGSDILEHPLNAVVWLAGALAQEGLAMQPGDLISLGSFSPLLPPRAGLSVTATYDGLPGATPVRLIFK; encoded by the coding sequence ATGACCACGAAGCAAACCCTCATCGCCGCCCTGCTGGCCAGTGCGTTCGTCGCATTTGCGACATCGGCGCAGGCGGAGTGCCTTACCGATGCGCAAGCTGCCGACATGGTCGCCCATTACCTGGCCAAAACCCCGGCAGCGAACCCCGAAAACCTGTCGGATGCGGATGGCGCCTGTACGCGTGCCAAGGTCAATGTGCTGCTGGCGCAGCGTCTGGGCAAGGTCATTGGCTACAAGGCGGGCCTCACCAACCCGGCGGTGCAAAAACGCTTCAACACCGACAAGCCGGTGTGGGGCAAGCTGTATGAAGGCATGGTGCTGCAAAGCGGGGCCACTGTGGACGCGGCGTTTGGTGCCCGCCCGCTGTACGAGGCCGATATGCTGGTGCGTGTGAGCAGTGCCGCCATCAACCACGCCAAAACGCCCATGGAGGTGCTGGAGTCGGTGGACCAGATCATTCCCTTTGTCGAATTGCCCGACCTGATGGTGCAGGCGCCGCCCAAGCTCAACGGCGCTGGCGTGACGGCCATCAACGTGGGTGCCCGGCTTGGTGTGGCGGCCGCCCCCATGGCGGTGCCGGCCTATCGCGCCGAACGTTATGCGCTACTGCAGGCACTGGCCGATATGAACGTGGCGCTGACCGATGGCAGTGGTGTGCGGCTGGGCGGCGGCAAGGGTAGCGACATCCTGGAGCACCCGCTCAATGCCGTGGTGTGGCTTGCGGGCGCTCTGGCGCAGGAAGGCCTTGCCATGCAGCCGGGCGACCTCATCAGCCTGGGCTCGTTTTCGCCGCTGCTGCCACCCAGGGCAGGCCTGTCGGTGACGGCCACCTACGACGGATTACCGGGGGCTACGCCCGTGCGCCTGATCTTTAAATAG